A single region of the Nitrospira sp. genome encodes:
- a CDS encoding ATP citrate lyase, whose translation MAKVLEGPGMGLMKKWGIHVPNYVVVTSADELTKLGQANDWMKASKLVAKAHEALGSRFKLGLVKVGLDLQGAIAATKEMIGRQVGSITVSQVIVSEMVPHKEEYYCAVKSTREGSEILVANCGGIEVESNWERVKRLCLDVGQQPTPEGLEKLAKEAGFTGALAKKMAEFAGKMFTCFDSEDAQYLEVNPVVTREGDGELVALDAVTLLDGDAKFRHPDWNFAFAAEFGRAYSKDEVEVMAVDSKIKGSVKFIEIPGGDTAMLPAGGGASVYYSDAVVARGGKLANYAEYSGDPPDWAVEVLTEKVCSLPGIKNIIVGGAIANFTDVKKTFGGIINGFRKAKTDGKLKGVKIWVRRGGPREKEGLDAMRTLKEEGFDIHVFDRNTPLTDIVDKALQTK comes from the coding sequence ATGGCAAAAGTGCTCGAAGGCCCCGGCATGGGGCTGATGAAGAAGTGGGGGATCCACGTTCCGAACTATGTGGTGGTGACCTCTGCGGATGAATTGACCAAGCTTGGACAGGCTAATGACTGGATGAAAGCATCCAAGTTGGTGGCCAAGGCGCATGAAGCATTGGGTTCACGATTCAAGCTTGGCCTGGTCAAGGTCGGCTTGGATTTGCAAGGTGCCATTGCCGCGACCAAGGAAATGATCGGTCGCCAGGTCGGAAGCATCACGGTGTCTCAAGTCATCGTGTCCGAGATGGTGCCGCACAAGGAAGAATACTACTGTGCGGTAAAGTCGACGCGGGAAGGCAGTGAAATCCTCGTCGCCAACTGCGGCGGCATTGAGGTGGAGTCGAACTGGGAGCGTGTGAAACGTTTGTGTTTGGACGTGGGGCAGCAGCCGACGCCCGAGGGATTGGAGAAGCTGGCCAAGGAGGCTGGATTCACAGGAGCCTTGGCCAAAAAAATGGCTGAGTTCGCAGGGAAGATGTTCACCTGCTTCGACAGCGAGGATGCCCAGTATCTCGAAGTGAATCCGGTCGTCACCCGCGAGGGCGACGGTGAATTGGTCGCGCTCGATGCCGTGACGCTGCTTGACGGTGACGCCAAATTCCGTCATCCGGACTGGAATTTTGCCTTTGCGGCCGAATTCGGAAGAGCCTACTCCAAAGATGAAGTTGAAGTCATGGCGGTGGACAGCAAAATCAAGGGCTCGGTGAAATTCATCGAAATCCCTGGTGGTGATACGGCAATGCTGCCTGCCGGCGGCGGAGCCAGTGTGTACTACTCGGACGCGGTGGTCGCGCGTGGTGGAAAATTGGCGAACTATGCCGAATATTCAGGCGATCCGCCTGACTGGGCGGTAGAGGTATTGACGGAGAAGGTCTGCTCATTGCCTGGCATCAAGAACATCATCGTTGGCGGTGCGATCGCAAACTTCACTGACGTGAAGAAGACATTCGGCGGCATCATCAACGGTTTCCGCAAGGCTAAGACGGATGGCAAGTTGAAGGGCGTGAAGATTTGGGTCCGCCGCGGCGGGCCGCGCGAGAAGGAAGGTCTGGACGCGATGCGAACCTTGAAGGAAGAAGGCTTCGACATTCATGTCTTCGACCGGAACACGCCGCTGACCGACATTGTTGACAAGGCGCTCCAAACGAAATGA
- a CDS encoding (2Fe-2S)-binding protein, producing MAQEDTNVIDQPEVLRHKMVTIEISGKKYEVPEGITVIKALWHTGQEVVRGAGCLGGFCGACATYYRTKDDPKVRTCLACQMAVGDGMSFTIMPPFPARKALYDIQSLKDPKQDLFNLYPEAPLCRNCNACTEACPQKIDVREGVWKAVFGDFKSVSEMFMDCVMCGMCTPVCIADIAPNLVALYVSRAQGAYFTEKPQGLDIRIKEIQEGRYNDEWKKVLGMSEQELADHCATVK from the coding sequence ATGGCACAAGAAGACACCAATGTGATTGATCAGCCGGAAGTGTTGCGCCACAAAATGGTGACGATAGAAATTTCCGGTAAGAAGTATGAAGTGCCGGAAGGTATTACGGTGATCAAGGCGTTGTGGCATACCGGCCAAGAGGTGGTGCGAGGTGCTGGATGTCTCGGGGGATTCTGCGGCGCCTGTGCCACATATTATCGCACCAAGGACGACCCGAAGGTTCGAACCTGTTTGGCCTGTCAGATGGCTGTTGGAGACGGCATGTCCTTTACCATCATGCCTCCGTTTCCAGCGCGTAAAGCCCTGTATGACATTCAGTCGCTGAAAGATCCCAAGCAAGATCTCTTCAATTTGTACCCGGAGGCGCCGCTGTGCAGGAACTGTAACGCCTGTACGGAAGCCTGCCCGCAGAAAATCGACGTACGGGAAGGCGTATGGAAAGCCGTCTTCGGAGACTTCAAAAGCGTCTCCGAGATGTTCATGGACTGTGTAATGTGTGGCATGTGCACGCCGGTCTGTATTGCGGATATTGCTCCTAATCTGGTCGCCTTGTATGTCAGCCGGGCGCAAGGTGCGTATTTTACGGAAAAACCGCAGGGCCTCGATATCCGCATCAAGGAAATTCAAGAAGGTCGCTATAACGACGAGTGGAAGAAGGTGCTCGGCATGAGTGAACAGGAATTGGCCGACCACTGCGCAACAGTGAAATAA
- a CDS encoding ATP citrate lyase: MSILANKDTRVVIQGGQAGVNAARRMAEFCYLIKRPLNVEAFVYPPDAGKANEIPYGSGLIAIPIYKSIAEATKHHPAINTSLVYIGADRAMKGGMEALDDSHIKVVSMITEGVPEKDAKLLGAHARKLGKVFNGPSSIGIISAGACRLGVIGGAFDNLVLSKLYREGSFGVITKSGGLSNEIIWICSQFADGITTAIGIGGDAYPGTDYVSYLEMFENDPQTKAVVIVGEMGGDLEERAAEWYGAKKRRVKLIGVVSGFCQESLPKGMKFGHAGAKEGMKGEGSARSKSDALKKAGAIVPPTFGALGPVIKETYEELLKSGQVKPVVEPVTLPKLPKSIEEAMKADEVMVAPLIRTTISDDRGDEPCYDGYPASELINKGYEIPHVIGLLWDKRLISKQEAEIIKRIMMLSADHGPCVSGAYATILAACAGIGLSQAVAAGLIMIGPRFGGAVTDAGRFFKYAVDNKMAVDEFLAYMKKNHGPVPGIGHRVKSLRNPDKRVKELVGYVKSLNLKTPCLDFALEVEKVTAVKKDNLILNVDGTMAAVLVDIGFPVDSLNGFFILSRTIGLIGHWVDQKRQESRLIRLFDYLVNYAAPKRREVPPLK, encoded by the coding sequence ATGAGTATTCTGGCAAACAAAGACACCCGCGTAGTGATTCAGGGTGGTCAGGCAGGTGTCAACGCGGCGCGCCGGATGGCGGAGTTTTGCTATCTGATCAAGCGGCCTTTGAATGTGGAAGCCTTCGTCTATCCGCCGGACGCCGGCAAAGCGAACGAAATTCCCTACGGCAGCGGATTGATCGCCATTCCCATCTACAAGAGCATCGCGGAAGCGACCAAGCACCATCCTGCCATCAACACCAGCCTTGTCTACATCGGTGCCGATCGCGCCATGAAGGGCGGGATGGAGGCCCTGGACGATTCCCATATCAAGGTGGTCTCGATGATCACCGAGGGTGTGCCAGAAAAGGATGCCAAGTTACTGGGTGCCCATGCCCGTAAGCTTGGTAAGGTGTTCAATGGTCCGTCCTCCATCGGCATCATCTCAGCCGGCGCCTGTCGGTTGGGCGTCATTGGTGGTGCCTTCGACAACCTCGTTCTTTCCAAGCTGTATCGAGAAGGCTCGTTCGGTGTTATTACGAAGTCGGGTGGTCTCTCCAACGAGATCATCTGGATCTGCTCCCAGTTCGCCGACGGTATCACCACGGCCATCGGTATTGGCGGTGATGCCTATCCCGGGACTGACTATGTCAGCTACTTGGAGATGTTTGAAAACGATCCGCAGACCAAGGCGGTCGTCATTGTGGGCGAAATGGGCGGGGACTTGGAGGAGCGCGCGGCCGAGTGGTATGGCGCGAAGAAGCGCCGGGTTAAGTTGATCGGCGTCGTGTCCGGATTCTGTCAGGAAAGCTTGCCGAAAGGTATGAAGTTTGGGCATGCGGGCGCCAAGGAAGGCATGAAGGGCGAAGGATCGGCCCGCTCCAAATCAGATGCGCTCAAGAAGGCGGGCGCGATTGTTCCGCCGACGTTCGGGGCGTTAGGCCCGGTCATCAAGGAAACGTACGAAGAGTTGCTCAAGTCCGGCCAAGTGAAACCGGTGGTTGAGCCGGTGACCCTGCCAAAGCTCCCGAAGTCCATCGAAGAAGCGATGAAGGCCGACGAAGTCATGGTGGCTCCGCTGATCCGTACCACGATCAGCGATGACCGCGGCGACGAACCTTGCTACGACGGATACCCAGCTTCCGAACTCATCAATAAGGGCTACGAGATTCCGCACGTCATCGGGTTGCTGTGGGACAAGCGGCTCATTTCCAAGCAGGAAGCGGAAATCATCAAGCGTATCATGATGCTCTCTGCCGATCACGGTCCCTGCGTGAGTGGCGCCTATGCCACCATTTTGGCAGCCTGTGCTGGTATCGGCCTGTCGCAGGCGGTGGCTGCCGGTCTGATCATGATCGGTCCTCGATTCGGCGGCGCCGTCACGGACGCCGGTCGGTTCTTCAAGTATGCTGTCGATAACAAGATGGCGGTGGATGAATTTCTGGCCTACATGAAAAAGAATCATGGGCCAGTCCCAGGTATCGGCCATCGGGTAAAGAGCTTGCGTAACCCTGACAAGCGTGTAAAGGAACTGGTTGGGTACGTGAAGAGCCTGAATCTCAAGACTCCGTGTCTCGACTTTGCGTTGGAGGTCGAGAAAGTCACGGCGGTCAAGAAAGACAATCTGATTCTGAATGTCGACGGCACCATGGCAGCCGTCCTGGTCGATATCGGATTCCCGGTCGACAGCTTGAACGGTTTCTTTATCCTCTCCCGGACGATCGGTTTGATCGGGCACTGGGTGGATCAGAAGCGCCAGGAAAGCCGTTTGATTCGGTTGTTTGATTATCTGGTGAACTATGCGGCGCCCAAGCGTCGTGAGGTACCGCCGCTGAAGTAG
- a CDS encoding aconitate hydratase — protein sequence MSMDLAKALYAKMPDVFAKARKKFGRGLTLAEKILVSHADNFDSQSWERGKAMLALRPDRVAMQDATAQMAVLQFMQANKKKAAVPSTIHCDHLIRAEMGSQKDLLRALDENKEVYNFLASAAKKYGIGFWKPGAGIIHQVVLENYAFPGCLIIGTDSHTPNGGGLGGLAIGVGGADAGEVMAGLPWEVLHPKLIGVRLTGKLNGWASPKDVILYLCGLLTVKGGTNKIVEYFGPGAETISATGKGTICNMGAELGATTSVFPFDEKMVAYMKITDRADLASFAQSHKDLLVADPEIAQSPEKYYDEIVEIDLSKLEPHVVGPHTPDLARPISKLKAEAKEKGYPVELKAALIGSCTNSSYEDISRSAHVAQQALKAGLKAKASFLVSPGSERIYHTMKRDGFLETFEKLGGTVLSNSCGPCIGQWKRADGVKGRADSIVSSFNRNFPGRNDGISETLSFLASPEVVTAYAITGDLGFDPVNQSVKGADGKEFKLQPPVGEELPAKGFAKGEEGFVAPAEDGSNLTVDIPSTSERLQLLQPFPKWDGKDFEKLPLLIKTKGKTTTDHISPAGPWLKFRGHLDKISDNMFLGANNSFSSEPGKGTNVLTGESNLTMAQIARAYKAKGIGSIVVGDENYGEGSSREHAAMSPRFLNVRAVITKSFARIHETNLKKQGILPLTFADPKDYEKIEQNDRISVVDLANLAPGKPVTVVIHKTGGDVKIQTNHSMTAQQITWFKAGSALNALN from the coding sequence ATGTCGATGGATCTCGCCAAAGCACTGTATGCCAAGATGCCGGATGTCTTTGCCAAGGCCAGAAAGAAGTTCGGCCGTGGCCTGACGCTTGCGGAAAAAATTCTTGTCTCACACGCGGATAACTTTGATAGCCAGAGCTGGGAACGGGGCAAGGCGATGTTGGCGCTCCGTCCGGATCGTGTGGCGATGCAGGATGCAACAGCTCAGATGGCGGTGCTGCAATTCATGCAAGCCAATAAGAAAAAAGCAGCGGTGCCGAGCACGATTCACTGTGATCACTTGATCCGTGCCGAAATGGGATCACAAAAGGACCTTCTTCGGGCGCTCGATGAGAACAAGGAAGTCTATAATTTTCTTGCCTCTGCCGCGAAGAAGTATGGCATCGGCTTTTGGAAGCCGGGTGCCGGTATCATTCACCAAGTTGTGCTCGAGAATTACGCATTTCCCGGTTGTTTGATTATCGGAACCGATTCGCATACGCCGAATGGCGGCGGCTTGGGTGGGTTGGCGATCGGTGTCGGTGGGGCGGATGCCGGTGAAGTCATGGCAGGCCTCCCCTGGGAAGTCCTGCATCCGAAACTGATCGGTGTACGATTGACGGGAAAGCTCAATGGTTGGGCCTCTCCGAAAGACGTGATTCTCTACCTGTGCGGACTGCTTACCGTGAAAGGTGGCACGAACAAGATCGTTGAGTACTTTGGCCCTGGTGCCGAAACCATCAGCGCGACCGGCAAGGGCACGATCTGCAATATGGGCGCGGAGTTGGGCGCCACAACCTCCGTCTTCCCGTTCGACGAGAAGATGGTGGCCTACATGAAGATCACCGACCGGGCTGATCTGGCAAGCTTTGCGCAATCGCACAAAGACTTGTTGGTGGCCGATCCCGAAATCGCTCAATCACCAGAGAAGTACTACGATGAAATCGTTGAGATCGATCTGTCAAAGCTGGAGCCGCATGTCGTTGGGCCTCACACGCCGGATCTGGCGCGGCCAATCTCCAAATTGAAAGCCGAAGCGAAAGAAAAGGGATATCCGGTCGAGCTGAAGGCGGCGTTGATCGGCAGCTGTACCAACTCCTCGTACGAGGACATCAGTCGTTCCGCCCATGTGGCGCAGCAGGCGCTGAAGGCGGGTCTGAAGGCGAAGGCTTCGTTCCTGGTTTCACCGGGATCCGAGCGCATTTACCATACCATGAAGCGCGACGGTTTCCTTGAGACGTTCGAGAAACTTGGCGGCACTGTGTTGTCAAATTCCTGCGGTCCCTGCATCGGGCAGTGGAAGCGGGCAGATGGTGTCAAGGGACGTGCGGACTCCATTGTCAGCTCGTTCAATCGCAATTTCCCCGGACGGAATGATGGGATCAGTGAAACGCTGTCGTTCCTCGCCAGTCCGGAAGTCGTGACCGCCTACGCTATCACCGGCGATTTAGGATTTGACCCAGTCAACCAGTCGGTTAAGGGGGCGGACGGGAAGGAATTCAAGCTTCAGCCGCCGGTTGGAGAGGAATTGCCCGCTAAGGGTTTTGCCAAAGGTGAAGAAGGTTTCGTGGCACCGGCAGAAGATGGTTCGAATCTGACGGTCGACATTCCTTCAACCAGCGAGCGATTGCAACTACTGCAGCCGTTCCCGAAATGGGATGGCAAAGACTTCGAGAAATTGCCCCTTTTGATTAAGACCAAAGGCAAAACGACGACAGACCATATTTCTCCAGCTGGGCCGTGGCTCAAATTCCGTGGTCACTTGGACAAGATCAGCGACAATATGTTCCTTGGGGCCAACAATAGCTTCTCCTCAGAGCCGGGAAAGGGAACTAACGTACTGACCGGTGAATCCAACCTCACCATGGCTCAGATCGCGCGGGCCTACAAGGCCAAAGGCATTGGGTCCATTGTTGTGGGAGACGAGAACTACGGCGAAGGTAGCAGTCGCGAGCACGCCGCAATGTCTCCTCGCTTCTTGAATGTGCGGGCGGTCATCACCAAGAGTTTCGCCCGCATCCATGAGACGAATCTGAAGAAACAGGGCATCCTCCCGCTCACCTTTGCCGATCCAAAGGATTACGAGAAGATCGAACAGAACGATCGTATCAGCGTCGTGGATCTGGCCAATTTGGCACCGGGCAAGCCTGTGACAGTGGTCATTCATAAGACTGGCGGGGATGTGAAGATTCAGACGAATCACAGCATGACCGCTCAGCAAATCACCTGGTTCAAGGCCGGATCAGCGTTGAATGCTTTGAACTAA
- a CDS encoding NADP-dependent isocitrate dehydrogenase gives MAKADKIIYTKTDEAPMLATYSFLPIINAFTKAAGVTVELRDISLAGRVIAVFPEYLTAEQKQHDALAELGEMAKTPEANIIKLPNISASIPQLVATIKELQSQGYKLPDYPENPKDDKEKDIKTRYDKVKGSAVNPVLREGNSDRRAPLSVKAYARKHPHKMSPWSTDSKTHVSHMKGGDFRSNEKSMTIPAATTAKIEFVGADGKTTVLKEKVALQAGEVLDATFMSVKALRTFLEQQIEEAKKQGVLWSLHMKATMMKVSDPKIFGHGVTVYYKDVFEKHAETFKKLGIDPDNGLGDVYAKIKSLPDDQRKAIEADIQAVYQKRPPMAMVNSDKGITNLHVPSDIIIDASMPPVIRDGGKMWGPDGKAADVKCVIPDSSYAPVYHEVVEFCKQKGQFDPRTMGTIPNVGLMAQAAEEYGSHDKTFKAPSNGTIRIVDANGTVLHQHQVETGDIWRACQVKDAPIQDWVKLAVTRARATGAPAVFWLDKTRAHDAELIKKVNAYLPKHDTNGLEIKIMSPAEACRFSIERMKEGKDTISVTGNVLRDYLTDLFPILEIGTSAKMLSIVPLLNGGGLFETGAGGSAPKHVQQFQEEGYLRWDSLGEFLALAASLEHLAKVGNNPVAKILADTLDQANAKFLESNKSPARKVGEIDNRGSHFYLALYWAQALAAQTADKKIAERFAKIAKDLSDNEKKIDGELLAAQGKPQDVGGYFHPNDTKAAKALRPSATLNAIIDAIA, from the coding sequence ATGGCAAAAGCAGACAAAATTATTTATACGAAGACCGACGAAGCGCCAATGCTGGCGACCTATTCATTCCTGCCGATCATCAACGCCTTCACGAAAGCGGCGGGCGTAACTGTGGAGTTACGCGACATTTCGCTCGCAGGCCGTGTAATCGCGGTGTTTCCTGAATACCTTACTGCGGAGCAGAAGCAGCACGACGCCCTTGCCGAATTAGGCGAGATGGCAAAGACGCCGGAAGCCAACATTATCAAGCTGCCGAACATCAGTGCGTCTATCCCGCAGCTCGTCGCGACCATTAAGGAGTTGCAGAGCCAGGGATACAAGTTGCCGGATTATCCTGAGAATCCGAAGGACGACAAAGAAAAGGACATCAAAACCCGCTACGACAAAGTCAAAGGTAGCGCGGTCAATCCTGTGCTTCGCGAGGGCAACTCGGACCGTCGTGCGCCGCTGTCCGTCAAGGCCTATGCGCGGAAGCACCCGCACAAGATGTCCCCCTGGAGCACCGACTCCAAGACCCACGTGTCCCACATGAAAGGCGGGGATTTCCGTTCTAACGAAAAGTCGATGACGATCCCTGCGGCGACGACTGCCAAGATTGAGTTCGTCGGTGCGGACGGCAAGACGACCGTGCTGAAGGAGAAAGTTGCCTTACAGGCCGGTGAAGTGCTTGACGCCACGTTCATGAGCGTCAAGGCGTTACGCACGTTCCTGGAGCAGCAGATCGAAGAGGCCAAGAAACAGGGTGTCCTCTGGTCACTCCACATGAAGGCGACCATGATGAAGGTCTCCGATCCGAAAATCTTCGGCCATGGCGTGACCGTCTACTACAAAGACGTGTTTGAGAAGCACGCCGAGACGTTCAAGAAGCTGGGCATCGATCCGGACAATGGCCTCGGCGACGTATATGCGAAAATCAAGTCCCTGCCGGACGATCAGCGCAAGGCGATTGAAGCCGACATCCAGGCGGTCTATCAGAAGCGCCCGCCGATGGCGATGGTGAACAGCGACAAGGGCATCACTAATCTTCACGTGCCGAGCGACATCATCATCGACGCGTCTATGCCGCCGGTCATCCGTGATGGCGGCAAAATGTGGGGGCCAGACGGCAAAGCGGCGGATGTGAAGTGTGTGATTCCGGATTCCAGCTATGCGCCGGTCTATCATGAAGTCGTCGAATTCTGTAAGCAGAAGGGCCAGTTTGATCCCCGTACGATGGGCACGATCCCGAATGTTGGGTTGATGGCTCAGGCGGCGGAGGAGTATGGCTCCCACGACAAGACCTTCAAGGCGCCGAGCAATGGCACGATTCGTATTGTCGATGCGAACGGAACGGTCCTACACCAGCACCAGGTGGAAACCGGGGACATCTGGCGTGCGTGCCAAGTAAAGGATGCCCCGATTCAAGACTGGGTCAAGTTGGCCGTTACGCGCGCCCGTGCGACCGGTGCGCCGGCCGTATTCTGGTTGGACAAGACCCGCGCCCATGACGCGGAATTGATCAAGAAGGTGAATGCCTATTTGCCGAAGCACGACACGAACGGTCTGGAGATTAAGATCATGTCGCCGGCCGAGGCCTGCCGCTTCTCAATCGAGCGGATGAAAGAAGGCAAGGATACGATCTCTGTGACCGGTAACGTGCTCCGCGATTATCTCACCGATCTGTTCCCGATTCTTGAAATCGGCACTAGCGCCAAGATGCTCTCGATCGTCCCGTTGCTCAACGGCGGCGGCTTGTTCGAAACCGGCGCGGGCGGATCAGCTCCGAAGCATGTGCAGCAGTTCCAGGAAGAAGGGTATCTGCGTTGGGATTCCCTCGGTGAATTCCTTGCGCTGGCCGCGTCGCTTGAACATCTGGCGAAGGTGGGCAACAATCCGGTGGCGAAGATTTTGGCGGATACGCTGGACCAAGCCAACGCGAAGTTCCTTGAGAGCAATAAGTCCCCCGCGCGTAAAGTCGGCGAGATCGACAACCGTGGCAGCCACTTCTACCTCGCGCTGTATTGGGCGCAGGCGTTGGCGGCGCAAACCGCAGATAAGAAGATCGCTGAGCGATTTGCGAAAATTGCAAAGGATCTGAGCGACAACGAGAAGAAGATCGACGGCGAACTGCTCGCCGCGCAGGGTAAGCCGCAGGACGTCGGGGGGTATTTTCACCCGAACGATACGAAGGCCGCTAAAGCCTTGCGGCCTAGCGCAACGCTGAACGCAATCATTGACGCGATTGCTTAA
- a CDS encoding FAD-binding protein, with translation MDIHALQQIVHQTRDARRKQTIQKFSPADRDQLIHKYHPDYRASAYRPIRFGPNANDKTVVELAALLEGDSSIPENLDVTPQYTTDVLVIGGGGAGCAAALHAHASGAKVILATKLRLGDSNSVMAQGGMQISVAPEDSPVTHFLDTLKGGHMQNDHELLKVMVEEGPSIAKWLIELGVLFDRQVDGNLHVKKGGGSSKPRLLTCSDYTGLEIMRVLKDEVLNQKIQLLEFCAAVELLSDDQGHCSGAIFKDLDNQRHVVVAAKSVILATGGIGRLHIQGFPTSNHYGATGDGLCLSYRMGAKLDHIDTFQYHPSGAVYPEQLIGALVTEGIRSEGGHLVNAKGERFVNELDTRDVVSSSIIRECEEGRGIRTMSGRVGVWLDTPLLDAEHGPGTVEKHFPAMMMQFERFGIDISKDPVLIYPTLHYQNGGVKIDANSETNVKNLFVAGEASGGLHGRNRLMGNSLLDLMVFGKRSGLTAAARASSMQQGKLTLNHLQRFRAEAKRHGNSSGVISPMILPAYTRKEADRVVTT, from the coding sequence ATGGATATTCACGCACTCCAGCAGATTGTTCATCAAACGCGGGACGCTCGCCGCAAGCAGACGATCCAGAAGTTCTCCCCCGCAGACCGAGATCAACTCATTCATAAGTATCACCCGGACTATCGGGCCAGTGCCTATCGACCAATTCGATTTGGTCCAAATGCCAATGACAAAACCGTTGTGGAATTGGCTGCCCTGCTGGAAGGTGATAGCTCAATTCCTGAGAATCTCGACGTGACTCCGCAGTATACGACGGACGTCCTTGTTATCGGCGGCGGTGGTGCCGGGTGCGCAGCAGCGCTTCACGCCCACGCCAGCGGAGCCAAGGTCATCCTAGCCACGAAACTTCGCCTGGGCGACTCGAACAGCGTGATGGCGCAAGGCGGGATGCAAATTTCAGTGGCTCCGGAAGACTCCCCGGTCACCCACTTTCTTGACACCCTCAAGGGTGGTCACATGCAAAATGACCACGAACTGCTGAAGGTCATGGTCGAGGAGGGGCCGTCCATTGCCAAGTGGCTCATTGAGCTCGGCGTGCTCTTTGATCGCCAGGTTGACGGCAATCTGCATGTGAAAAAGGGCGGCGGAAGTTCCAAGCCGCGCCTTCTCACCTGCTCTGACTACACCGGCCTCGAGATTATGCGTGTATTGAAGGACGAGGTCCTGAATCAAAAGATACAGCTGCTCGAGTTTTGTGCAGCGGTAGAGCTGCTGAGTGATGACCAAGGTCACTGCAGCGGTGCGATCTTTAAAGATCTCGACAATCAGCGTCATGTCGTCGTTGCAGCGAAATCTGTGATCCTGGCGACTGGCGGAATCGGGCGGTTACACATTCAGGGGTTCCCAACAAGCAATCACTATGGTGCCACCGGCGATGGTTTGTGCCTGTCCTATCGGATGGGCGCGAAGCTCGATCATATCGATACATTTCAGTACCATCCTTCCGGCGCGGTGTATCCCGAGCAATTGATTGGGGCGCTGGTGACCGAAGGTATTCGCTCCGAGGGCGGACACTTGGTGAACGCCAAGGGCGAGCGATTCGTCAACGAATTGGACACGCGGGATGTCGTGTCCTCCTCCATCATCCGAGAATGCGAGGAAGGACGGGGGATTCGTACGATGTCCGGACGGGTCGGGGTCTGGCTGGACACTCCACTGCTCGATGCCGAACATGGTCCGGGCACTGTGGAGAAGCACTTCCCTGCCATGATGATGCAATTCGAGCGATTTGGAATCGATATCAGTAAAGACCCCGTGCTCATCTATCCCACGTTGCACTATCAGAACGGCGGGGTGAAGATCGACGCGAATTCAGAAACCAACGTCAAAAATCTATTTGTCGCGGGAGAAGCATCCGGAGGATTACACGGGCGGAATCGATTGATGGGCAATTCTCTGCTCGATCTCATGGTGTTCGGCAAGCGGTCAGGGTTGACGGCTGCCGCTCGAGCGAGCTCCATGCAGCAAGGGAAATTGACGCTCAACCACCTGCAACGGTTCAGAGCTGAAGCCAAGAGGCATGGCAACTCCAGCGGTGTGATTTCCCCGATGATTCTTCCTGCGTATACGCGTAAAGAAGCAGACCGTGTCGTGACGACGTGA
- the mutM gene encoding bifunctional DNA-formamidopyrimidine glycosylase/DNA-(apurinic or apyrimidinic site) lyase has product MPELPEAEVAACQLRARVTGATVRDCWVGRGDIVREGLASLGWYHGAKIAGVERRGKSVILTFTRAKQARFLAAELGMTGLLLFRGAHTKHPQHTHCILRLEGVDEPEVRYWNPRRFGRLSFLDQSGLDEYTSRRFGYDPLTISRDQFVQILASTRSRLKTLLMHQQVIAGIGNIYANEILFRLKLHPDQPANQIADVVAMRLHEVMGEVLQEAILMGGSSVRDYFSPDGTEGRYKQKHLVYGKTGERCPNACGATIQRSVGERSSFYCPLCQKMRRQRPA; this is encoded by the coding sequence ATGCCTGAATTGCCGGAAGCAGAAGTTGCTGCCTGCCAGCTCCGCGCTCGCGTGACGGGGGCTACCGTGCGAGATTGTTGGGTTGGACGTGGAGATATTGTACGGGAGGGACTTGCGTCGCTCGGGTGGTATCATGGGGCGAAAATAGCAGGGGTGGAGCGCCGCGGGAAAAGTGTGATTCTAACGTTTACTCGTGCGAAGCAAGCCCGATTCCTTGCGGCAGAATTGGGCATGACGGGATTACTTCTTTTCCGAGGGGCTCACACCAAGCACCCGCAACATACGCATTGTATTCTGCGGCTAGAGGGCGTGGATGAGCCGGAAGTTCGCTATTGGAATCCACGTCGATTCGGACGGCTGTCTTTCTTAGACCAATCAGGCTTGGATGAGTATACCTCGCGTCGCTTCGGCTACGATCCCCTCACGATCAGTCGAGACCAATTTGTTCAGATTCTCGCTTCTACGCGAAGCAGGCTCAAGACACTTCTGATGCACCAACAAGTCATTGCGGGAATCGGCAATATTTACGCGAACGAGATTTTGTTTCGTCTCAAGCTTCACCCCGACCAGCCAGCAAATCAGATAGCGGATGTGGTAGCGATGCGTCTCCACGAGGTGATGGGAGAGGTCTTACAAGAAGCCATTCTAATGGGCGGCTCCAGCGTACGCGACTATTTTTCCCCCGATGGCACGGAGGGGCGGTATAAACAGAAACATTTAGTCTACGGTAAGACTGGCGAGCGCTGTCCGAATGCTTGTGGCGCGACCATTCAACGATCCGTTGGCGAACGAAGTTCCTTCTATTGCCCGCTTTGCCAGAAGATGAGGCGTCAACGTCCTGCATAG